A DNA window from Vibrio sp. CDRSL-10 TSBA contains the following coding sequences:
- a CDS encoding DEAD/DEAH box helicase, producing the protein MENPLQFKDLGLDNRLLKTLAHYDFKQATQIQQQAIPVAIAGKDLLASSKTGSGKTLAFLLPMLHKALKTKALSARDPRGLILVPTRELAKQVYSELRSVLSGLSYTATLITGGENFNDQVKALRRGPKFIVATPGRLADHLEHRSLFLEGLDTLILDEADRMLDLGFAPQLRHIHNVAKHRRRQTLMFSATLDHAQVNDIAYEMLNEPKRIAIGGANEQHKDITQRFYLCDHLDHKEALLERVLSDADYRQVIIFTATRNDTERLTTKLNEQKLKAVALSGNLNQTQRNTIMSQFERAVFKILVTTDVASRGLDIANVTHVINFDMPKHTEEYVHRVGRTGRAGNKGDAVSLVGPKDWDSFKRVETFLQQDIKFDVLEGLQGKFKGLKPRQSQNTNVQARGAKAKPQAKKVAKKPVKRDKGFYDHVAVGDSVFIPKKKVAPKVDDGE; encoded by the coding sequence TTGGAGAATCCTTTGCAGTTCAAAGACTTAGGTTTAGATAATCGCTTACTGAAAACACTGGCACACTATGATTTCAAGCAGGCGACCCAGATCCAGCAACAGGCGATTCCTGTCGCTATAGCCGGGAAAGATCTTCTGGCTTCATCCAAAACGGGTTCGGGTAAAACGCTAGCCTTTCTGTTGCCGATGCTGCACAAAGCATTAAAAACCAAGGCGTTGTCTGCCCGTGACCCTCGTGGTCTGATTCTCGTTCCTACCCGTGAACTGGCCAAGCAGGTGTACAGTGAGCTACGTTCAGTGCTGTCGGGACTGAGCTATACCGCGACCCTGATTACCGGTGGTGAAAACTTTAACGATCAGGTTAAGGCGCTACGCCGTGGCCCGAAATTTATCGTGGCGACTCCGGGACGTCTCGCTGACCATTTAGAGCATCGTTCCCTGTTTCTGGAAGGTCTGGACACCCTGATCCTTGATGAAGCTGACCGCATGCTGGATTTGGGTTTCGCTCCTCAGCTGCGTCATATCCATAATGTGGCAAAGCACCGTCGTCGCCAGACCCTGATGTTCTCTGCGACCTTGGATCATGCTCAGGTCAATGACATTGCGTATGAAATGTTGAATGAGCCGAAACGCATTGCGATCGGTGGTGCTAACGAACAGCACAAAGACATTACGCAACGCTTTTATCTGTGTGACCATCTGGATCATAAAGAAGCGTTACTGGAACGTGTTCTCAGCGATGCCGACTACCGTCAGGTGATCATCTTTACCGCGACCCGTAACGATACCGAGCGTCTGACCACCAAGTTGAATGAGCAAAAACTCAAAGCGGTGGCACTAAGCGGTAACCTCAATCAGACTCAGCGCAATACCATCATGAGCCAGTTTGAGCGTGCGGTATTTAAGATTCTGGTGACCACAGATGTCGCTTCGCGTGGCCTGGATATCGCTAACGTCACCCACGTGATTAACTTTGACATGCCTAAGCATACGGAAGAGTATGTGCACCGTGTCGGCCGTACCGGCCGTGCAGGTAACAAAGGTGATGCGGTTTCTCTGGTGGGGCCAAAGGACTGGGATAGCTTTAAACGGGTTGAAACATTTTTGCAGCAGGATATCAAGTTTGATGTTCTGGAAGGCTTGCAAGGTAAGTTTAAAGGCCTGAAACCTCGTCAGTCGCAGAATACCAATGTGCAGGCCCGTGGTGCCAAAGCTAAACCTCAGGCGAAGAAAGTCGCCAAGAAACCGGTTAAGCGTGATAAAGGTTTTTATGATCACGTGGCGGTGGGGGATTCGGTGTTTATTCCGAAAAAGAAAGTTGCCCCTAAGGTTGATGACGGCGAGTAA
- the pstA gene encoding phosphate ABC transporter permease PstA yields MDRAKLKQARVFKDNVLRSFIWIAAALTVGFLFWIIWYILSNGLQHVDWNFISDNYTRTGEEHGIFPMIVSTIYMVVASIAVAAPLGIMTAIYLTEYAKVGSRLVKVIRFCTESLAGIPSIIFGLFGMTFFVAILGLGFSILSGALTLSILILPVIIRTTEEALMSVPQTYREGSYGLGASKIYTIWRLILPSAMPGILTSVILSIGRVIGESAPVFLTAGMVARIPDSLMDSGRTLTVHLYKLTTELFTVEEWNQAYGTATVLIVVVLLINMITKLIAKRFNTATY; encoded by the coding sequence ATGGATCGTGCAAAACTAAAACAAGCGCGTGTATTTAAAGATAACGTACTGCGCAGCTTTATCTGGATTGCGGCGGCACTGACTGTCGGCTTCCTGTTCTGGATCATCTGGTACATTCTGTCTAACGGTCTGCAGCACGTTGACTGGAACTTCATCAGCGATAATTACACTCGTACCGGTGAAGAGCATGGTATCTTCCCGATGATCGTCTCGACCATTTATATGGTGGTTGCCTCTATCGCGGTGGCGGCTCCGCTCGGTATCATGACGGCTATTTATCTGACCGAATATGCCAAAGTCGGCAGTCGTCTGGTGAAGGTGATTCGTTTTTGTACCGAATCTCTGGCCGGTATTCCGTCGATTATTTTCGGTCTGTTTGGTATGACCTTCTTCGTGGCGATTCTGGGGCTGGGTTTCTCGATTCTGTCGGGGGCGCTGACGCTGAGTATTCTGATTCTGCCGGTGATTATCCGTACCACAGAAGAAGCGTTGATGTCTGTACCGCAAACCTATCGCGAAGGCTCCTACGGCCTTGGTGCTTCTAAAATCTATACTATCTGGCGTCTGATTTTGCCAAGCGCAATGCCAGGTATTCTGACTTCAGTCATTCTAAGTATCGGTCGTGTGATCGGTGAATCGGCTCCGGTCTTTCTGACCGCTGGCATGGTGGCACGTATTCCGGATTCTTTGATGGATTCGGGCCGTACCTTGACGGTTCACCTTTACAAGCTGACTACCGAGCTGTTCACTGTCGAAGAGTGGAACCAGGCTTACGGTACAGCAACGGTCCTGATTGTCGTCGTGTTGCTCATCAACATGATTACCAAATTGATCGCCAAGCGATTCAATACGGCGACTTACTAA
- the pstC gene encoding phosphate ABC transporter permease subunit PstC, giving the protein MTIATNSDQLMNSESTQLSKRTLREKKRIDWRERIFHGLFLTSAVIGIVSLAIIAYFIIRESIPAFQEAGVSGIVLGQNWLPPALYGVATMIVASVVSTFGAVIVGVPIGVLTAIFIAEIAPKRVADIIRPAVELLAGIPSVVYGFFGLVIIVPLIQNIFQVPAGNTILAGIIVLGVMILPTVITVSETSIRAVPKTYKEGSLALGASNIYTIFKLLVPAARSGIMTGVILGIGRALGETMAIIMVMGNAPAMPQGILDSARTLTANIAIEMSYASGVHANALYATGVVLLVFIMMLNAALLYLNREKAR; this is encoded by the coding sequence ATGACCATCGCGACAAATAGTGACCAGCTTATGAACAGTGAATCGACACAGCTATCCAAACGCACTCTGCGTGAGAAAAAGCGTATCGACTGGAGAGAGCGCATTTTCCACGGTTTGTTCTTAACCAGTGCAGTAATCGGTATCGTCTCTCTGGCGATTATTGCTTATTTTATCATCCGGGAAAGTATTCCCGCGTTTCAGGAAGCCGGTGTATCCGGTATCGTTCTGGGCCAAAACTGGCTGCCGCCGGCTCTGTACGGTGTTGCGACCATGATTGTCGCTTCCGTTGTCTCTACCTTTGGTGCCGTGATTGTCGGGGTGCCGATTGGTGTCCTGACCGCTATTTTTATCGCCGAAATTGCCCCGAAACGTGTGGCTGACATCATTCGTCCGGCTGTCGAATTGCTGGCGGGCATCCCTTCGGTGGTTTACGGCTTCTTCGGCCTGGTTATCATCGTTCCTCTGATTCAGAACATCTTTCAGGTTCCTGCCGGTAACACCATTCTGGCCGGTATTATTGTGCTGGGAGTCATGATCCTGCCAACCGTGATTACCGTTTCTGAAACCTCGATTCGTGCCGTGCCAAAAACCTACAAAGAGGGTTCTCTGGCGCTGGGTGCATCAAATATCTACACCATTTTCAAATTGCTCGTTCCGGCAGCGCGCTCAGGTATTATGACCGGTGTGATTCTGGGAATTGGTCGTGCTCTGGGTGAAACCATGGCGATCATCATGGTTATGGGTAATGCGCCGGCGATGCCACAGGGCATTCTTGATTCTGCGCGTACACTGACCGCTAACATTGCGATCGAAATGTCATACGCGAGTGGCGTTCACGCCAATGCGCTGTATGCCACCGGTGTGGTATTGCTGGTGTTTATCATGATGCTTAATGCGGCATTGCTGTACCTGAACCGTGAGAAAGCGAGGTAA
- a CDS encoding phosphate ABC transporter substrate-binding protein: MKKTVIGAIALLGALAVNPVSAKETISAVGSSSVTPLMEVFSETYMKKNSDVFIEVQGPGSSAGIKAAKNGSADIGMSSRNLKDSEKESNLVEEVIARDGIAVVVNPSNKVKGLSAEQVSAIYKGEVSNWKEVGGEDKPIVAITRDTASGTRGAFEEIMELKMKVSGKTVSAISQRAQVANGNGGLKTMVASNPYAIGYISLGTVDNSVHALAIDGVNASVENVKSGSYKVARPFLVLYKKGQPSAETQKFLDWMLTDEAQEIVGSHHYISVK, from the coding sequence ATGAAAAAGACAGTAATCGGTGCAATCGCTCTGCTAGGTGCTCTGGCAGTAAATCCAGTTTCAGCAAAAGAGACCATCTCTGCAGTTGGCTCAAGCAGCGTAACACCACTGATGGAAGTTTTCTCTGAAACATACATGAAAAAGAATTCAGACGTGTTCATTGAAGTACAAGGCCCGGGTTCTTCAGCGGGTATTAAAGCAGCGAAGAACGGCAGTGCAGATATCGGTATGTCTTCTCGTAACCTGAAAGACTCTGAAAAAGAATCAAACCTGGTTGAAGAAGTCATTGCCCGCGACGGTATCGCAGTCGTGGTTAACCCAAGCAACAAAGTTAAAGGCCTGTCGGCTGAACAAGTGTCAGCTATTTATAAAGGTGAAGTGTCTAACTGGAAAGAAGTCGGTGGCGAAGACAAACCAATCGTTGCTATCACTCGTGACACAGCATCAGGTACGCGCGGCGCATTTGAAGAAATCATGGAACTGAAAATGAAAGTTTCAGGTAAGACTGTTTCTGCTATCTCTCAGCGCGCTCAAGTTGCGAACGGTAACGGTGGTCTGAAAACTATGGTTGCTTCTAACCCATACGCAATCGGCTACATCTCTCTGGGTACAGTTGATAATTCAGTTCACGCACTGGCAATCGACGGTGTTAATGCAAGCGTTGAAAACGTGAAGAGCGGTTCTTACAAAGTAGCTCGTCCATTCCTGGTTCTGTACAAGAAAGGCCAGCCTTCAGCTGAAACCCAGAAATTCCTGGATTGGATGCTGACTGACGAAGCTCAGGAAATCGTAGGTTCTCACCACTACATCTCTGTGAAGTAA
- a CDS encoding Lpp/OprI family alanine-zipper lipoprotein, whose product MNKMLIAAAASSVLVLAGCASGPDEATSSKLDQLSNQVSDLSNQVSSLQNSQSQMMSKLNATSDAAMSAQEEAARANERIDNIAQSYTK is encoded by the coding sequence ATGAACAAAATGTTAATCGCAGCTGCAGCGTCATCTGTACTAGTACTGGCTGGCTGTGCATCAGGTCCAGACGAAGCAACCTCTTCTAAACTGGATCAACTTAGCAACCAAGTAAGCGATCTGAGCAATCAAGTATCTTCTCTGCAAAACAGCCAATCTCAAATGATGTCTAAGCTGAATGCAACTTCTGATGCTGCGATGTCAGCTCAGGAAGAAGCTGCACGTGCAAACGAGCGCATTGACAATATCGCACAGTCTTACACCAAGTAA
- the pstB gene encoding phosphate ABC transporter ATP-binding protein PstB has product MNKFNIENLNLFYGENQALKSINLPIPTRQVTALIGPSGCGKSTLLRCLNRMNDLIEGVKITGKLTMDGDDVYGNIDVADLRIRVGMVFQKPNPFPMSIYENVAYGLRAQGIKDKKHIDEVVESSLRGAALWDEVKDRLKSHAFGLSGGQQQRLCIARTIAMQPDVILMDEPTSALDPIATHKIEELMEELKKNYTIVIVTHSMQQARRISDRTAFFLMGELVEHDETQNIFNEPKDDRTRGYVNGDFG; this is encoded by the coding sequence ATGAACAAATTTAATATTGAAAACCTGAACCTGTTTTACGGTGAAAACCAAGCGCTGAAATCGATCAACCTGCCAATTCCGACTCGTCAGGTCACGGCTCTGATCGGCCCGTCCGGTTGTGGTAAATCCACTCTGCTGCGCTGCCTTAACCGCATGAATGACCTGATTGAAGGGGTTAAAATCACCGGTAAGCTGACGATGGACGGCGATGATGTGTACGGTAACATCGATGTGGCAGATCTGCGTATTCGCGTCGGTATGGTGTTCCAAAAGCCAAACCCGTTCCCGATGAGCATTTATGAAAACGTAGCTTACGGTTTGCGTGCGCAGGGCATCAAAGACAAAAAACACATTGATGAAGTGGTGGAAAGCTCGCTGCGCGGTGCGGCGCTGTGGGATGAAGTGAAAGATCGTCTTAAGTCGCATGCATTTGGTCTGTCTGGTGGTCAGCAGCAACGTTTATGTATTGCTCGTACCATCGCGATGCAGCCGGACGTGATTCTAATGGATGAGCCGACGTCGGCGCTTGACCCGATTGCGACCCACAAAATTGAAGAGTTGATGGAAGAGCTGAAAAAGAACTATACCATCGTTATTGTGACACACTCGATGCAGCAGGCTCGTCGTATTTCCGATCGTACCGCCTTTTTCCTGATGGGAGAGCTGGTGGAGCACGATGAAACCCAGAATATCTTTAATGAGCCGAAAGACGATCGCACTCGCGGCTATGTTAACGGTGATTTCGGCTAA